A region from the Lolium perenne isolate Kyuss_39 chromosome 4, Kyuss_2.0, whole genome shotgun sequence genome encodes:
- the LOC127325678 gene encoding F-box/LRR-repeat protein At3g26922, with translation MASGVDRISALPDDILHHVLGFLPAQEVVRTCVLARRWRGVWRSVPALRFTGANGWRSDDRFAQFVDHLLLHLCCAGGVVNAPLDACDFDFDSDGFMQSPANEQHAGRWIHQLVSRVRALRIRVVEDFMEPSPLFQDLHPVSQHLTRLELIGVGVNDKVVDFSGCPALVELNMEDCDVFLQKILSPSLKHLRIARCYASEYYRILMSLPALVSLELIQFHRGRVPLLERLPQLDRAIVVLNEECNDQCYQDRFDGCGDESETCDGCNYYYGDPEYPQSEPFYDRNNSIFLKGLSEATCLELSAEYDVIVFNRDLRWCPTFTKLKTLFLNDWCLAAHHNALICFLQHAPILEKLTIKLSKTPPRVIETEGVYKPLGQSVASDRLKMVEIRCANVDMRVHKILSVLTTYGIPLEKINIQHTSRIPGSECFNFVCTGFS, from the exons ATGGCGAGCGGGGTGGATCGCATCAGCGCCCTCCCGGATGACATCCTCCACCACGTGCTCGGCTTCCTTCCGGCCCAAGAGGTGGTCCGGACATGCGTGCTCGCCCGGCGGTGGCGCGGCGTCTGGCGGTCCGTGCCCGCCCTCCGCTTCACCGGCGCCAACGGGTGGAGAAGCGACGACAGGTTCGCGCAGTTCGTCGACCACCTGCTGCTGCACCTGTGTTGCGCCGGCGGCGTCGTCAACGCGCCTCTGGACGCCTGCGACTTCGACTTCGATTCCGACGGGTTCATGCAATCGCCTGCGAACGAGCAGCACGCCGGCCGCTGGATCCATCAACTCGTGTCCCGTGTCCGGGCGCTCCGGATTCGCGTCGTCGAGGATTTCATGGAACCCTCGCCACTATTTCAGGATCTGCATCCCGTTTCACAGCACCTCACGAGATTGGAGCTTATTGGCGTAGGTGTCAACGACAAGGTTGTTGATTTCTCAGGCTGTCCGGCGCTGGTCGAGCTGAACATGGAGGACTGCGATGTTTTCCTCCAGAAGATCTTGTCTCCATCCTTGAAGCATCTGCGCATCGCCCGCTGCTACGCTTCTGAGTATTATCGCATTCTTATGTCTCTACCAGCTCTTGTTTCGCTTGAGTTGATCCAGTTCCACCGTGGAAGGGTTCCGCTGCTAGAAAGATTGCCGCAGTTAGATAGAGCGATTGTTGTGCTCAATGAAGAATGCAATGACCAGTGCTATCAGGATCGGTTTGATGGTTGTGGCGATGAAAGCGAAACCTGCGATGGTTGCAATTATTACTATGGGGATCCTGAATATCCTCAATCAGAGCCTTTTTATGACCGCAACAACAGCATATTTCTCAAAGGATTGTCTGAAGCTACATGCTTGGAGCTGTCGGCTGAGTATGATGTG ATTGTTTTCAACAGGGATTTAAGGTGGTGCCCCACATTTACCAAGTTAAAGACTTTGTTTCTCAATGACTGGTGTTTGGCTGCTCACCACAATGCACTGATTTGCTTTCTCCAACACGCACCAATCTTGGAGAAGCTTACCATTAAACTTTCTAAG ACACCTCCTCGTGTAATCGAAAcagaaggagtatacaaaccattGGGACAGTCAGTTGCGTCTGACCGGCTTAAGATGGTTGAAATCAGATGTGCAAACGTTGATATGAGGGTTCACAAAATCTTGAGCGTGCTGACTACCTACGGCATACCCCTTGAGAAAATTAATATCCAACATACTAGCAGAATTCCTGGATCTGAAT